One genomic window of Psychrobacillus sp. INOP01 includes the following:
- a CDS encoding D-2-hydroxyacid dehydrogenase family protein, with amino-acid sequence MRIRCAILDDYQQVALKFTDWSSITEKVEVVSFSQHFYDENELVESIRDAEIVIVMRERTPFRATLFEKLPKLKLLITSGMRNASIDLEAASAHGVAVCGTASSSEPPTELAWALILNLARQIMKENVSFRNNGLWQSTVGTDLYGKRIGLLGLGKIGGRMATIAKAFGMDVIAWSQNLTNEQTEKLGVQLASSKEELLKTSDYVSIHLVLSDRTRGLISEKDLRHMKSSSYLVNTSRSAIVDQQALIKALHENWIAGAGLDVFDIEPLPTDHPFRTMPNVLATPHLGYVTERNYTTYYREAIEDIQAYLDGLVIRSLI; translated from the coding sequence ATGCGGATTCGTTGTGCAATTCTAGATGATTATCAGCAGGTTGCTTTAAAATTTACAGACTGGTCGTCTATTACAGAGAAGGTTGAGGTTGTATCGTTTTCTCAGCACTTTTATGATGAAAATGAACTTGTAGAATCCATTCGTGATGCGGAGATAGTAATTGTTATGCGCGAGCGTACACCTTTTAGAGCAACACTTTTTGAAAAGTTACCGAAGCTGAAGTTGCTGATTACTTCTGGTATGAGAAATGCATCGATTGACCTTGAGGCGGCATCTGCTCATGGAGTTGCTGTTTGTGGAACCGCGAGTTCTTCAGAGCCACCAACAGAGTTAGCTTGGGCATTAATATTAAACTTGGCACGTCAAATTATGAAAGAAAACGTTAGTTTTCGTAACAATGGATTATGGCAGAGTACAGTTGGGACAGATTTATATGGAAAGCGTATAGGGCTTCTTGGGCTAGGTAAAATAGGTGGTCGAATGGCAACTATAGCGAAAGCCTTTGGGATGGATGTCATAGCCTGGAGTCAAAACTTAACAAACGAGCAGACAGAAAAGCTAGGGGTTCAATTGGCAAGTTCAAAAGAAGAGTTGTTAAAGACAAGTGATTACGTCTCTATTCATCTAGTATTAAGTGACAGAACTAGAGGACTTATTAGTGAAAAGGACTTACGGCACATGAAAAGCTCCTCTTATTTGGTTAATACATCCCGATCAGCCATAGTTGACCAGCAGGCGCTTATAAAAGCGCTCCATGAGAATTGGATTGCCGGAGCAGGATTAGATGTATTTGATATCGAGCCCCTACCAACGGACCATCCATTTCGAACAATGCCAAATGTATTAGCCACTCCACATTTAGGATATGTAACAGAAAGAAACTATACTACATATTACCGAGAAGCAATAGAAGATATTCAAGCGTACTTGGATGGACTAGTTATTCGTTCTTTAATTTAA
- a CDS encoding sulfite exporter TauE/SafE family protein, which yields MEFLIFFIIGIVGNVVGTLVGGGGLISLPMMLLMGLPVHSAIGANKVSNTVSSLSSFLVIFTKKEVTGKEALSVLLFCLGGGIIGGLIASFLSGEVLMIIAIILLSFAFVTSFMGKGNFGGNETFQLNKKSAPALLGIGMYDGMFGPGSSTLALYLYASEKIAYIRAVGLARIGVFSSCFGASITYISTGKIMWPVTFALMLGAIIGAQLGLRLARKLKAEHVKPLLRVVTILLLVQIVVDYLK from the coding sequence ATGGAGTTTTTAATCTTTTTCATAATAGGAATTGTGGGGAATGTAGTTGGTACATTAGTTGGAGGTGGAGGGCTTATAAGCTTGCCGATGATGTTGCTAATGGGGCTACCAGTGCATTCTGCAATTGGGGCTAACAAAGTATCTAATACAGTTAGCTCGCTTTCGAGTTTCCTAGTGATCTTCACAAAAAAAGAGGTAACCGGTAAAGAGGCACTTTCGGTATTGTTGTTTTGCTTAGGTGGAGGAATAATTGGAGGACTCATTGCATCTTTTCTAAGTGGAGAGGTATTAATGATAATCGCTATTATTTTACTGAGCTTCGCTTTTGTTACTTCCTTTATGGGAAAAGGGAACTTTGGTGGAAACGAAACCTTTCAGCTGAATAAAAAATCAGCTCCAGCATTATTAGGAATTGGCATGTACGACGGCATGTTCGGTCCAGGGAGCAGCACACTAGCACTTTACTTGTACGCAAGTGAAAAAATTGCATACATACGTGCAGTCGGACTTGCTAGAATTGGCGTGTTCTCTAGTTGCTTTGGTGCATCGATTACCTATATTTCTACTGGTAAAATCATGTGGCCAGTTACTTTTGCGTTAATGCTAGGCGCGATAATTGGAGCCCAGCTCGGTCTTCGTCTTGCCCGAAAATTAAAGGCAGAGCATGTTAAGCCATTATTACGAGTGGTTACCATATTACTTTTAGTGCAAATTGTTGTGGACTATTTAAAGTGA
- a CDS encoding sorbosone dehydrogenase family protein — MKKWFLVISLILFGCTEETEKLPIQGPIVEKVATNLNIPWSINLHDNIFYISERVGTIARIQGSTVVHEPVQLSDNLAAISEAGLLGFVLKPDFDETGEAYAYYTYDMNGEPFNRVVTIKREDGQWQEIVIHLDSIVTGNIHHGGRLEIGPDGLLYVTVGDAGIPSNAQDPSSLNGKILRMKDDGSFEIFSMGHRNPQGLAWDEDGTLFEAEHGQSANDEINLVEQGKNYGYPIIEGDETEEGLESPIITSGSDETWAPSGITFHEGKLYVATLRGESVKVMNIETGEIEQSITGFGRVRDVFSDGKSLYFVTNNTDGRGTPSEDDDVLYRLE, encoded by the coding sequence ATGAAAAAATGGTTTCTAGTTATTTCACTTATCTTATTCGGCTGTACGGAGGAGACAGAAAAGTTACCCATTCAGGGTCCAATTGTAGAAAAGGTCGCAACTAATTTAAATATTCCCTGGTCTATCAATTTACATGACAATATCTTTTATATATCAGAGCGTGTTGGAACGATTGCACGTATACAAGGTAGCACTGTTGTACATGAGCCAGTTCAACTTTCGGATAATTTAGCAGCTATCTCTGAAGCAGGATTACTCGGCTTTGTGCTAAAACCTGACTTTGATGAAACTGGTGAAGCATATGCTTACTATACGTATGACATGAATGGAGAGCCCTTTAACAGAGTCGTGACTATTAAACGCGAAGATGGTCAATGGCAAGAAATCGTTATACATTTGGACAGCATAGTGACCGGCAATATTCATCATGGTGGTCGTTTAGAAATTGGACCAGATGGATTATTGTATGTAACTGTCGGCGATGCGGGAATTCCTAGTAATGCACAGGACCCATCTTCACTGAATGGAAAGATCCTTCGAATGAAAGATGATGGCTCTTTTGAAATATTCTCCATGGGACACCGCAATCCACAGGGACTTGCTTGGGATGAGGATGGAACGCTATTCGAAGCCGAACATGGTCAATCGGCAAATGATGAAATCAATTTGGTCGAACAAGGCAAAAACTATGGCTATCCAATAATCGAAGGAGATGAAACAGAAGAAGGACTGGAATCTCCTATAATCACATCTGGCAGCGATGAAACATGGGCACCATCAGGCATTACCTTTCATGAAGGCAAATTGTACGTAGCCACCCTTCGTGGTGAATCAGTTAAAGTTATGAATATAGAAACAGGCGAGATAGAGCAATCGATTACAGGATTCGGTCGGGTACGCGACGTATTTTCTGATGGGAAATCACTTTATTTCGTCACTAATAATACTGATGGTCGTGGAACTCCTAGTGAGGATGATGACGTTCTGTATAGACTTGAATAA
- a CDS encoding GNAT family N-acetyltransferase: MIKLTIYNDGYRKSLENYPLSEVHLSFTGHPLELLERAQINASYTPIIITEDDQVAGFFVLDTGEDKFHYTDIAESILLRGYSIHTEYQGRGIAQKSMKLLHTFVAKHFPDIKRIVLGVNEANNAAQAVYAKSGFIDEGRRFNGRSGIQNAMSLSLDTIEVRKAEPGDEQGIVDVCVAAQWNTYRDLYSNDYIDRVIEKFYTVDRVSNEIKDTNQNWNGYFVALLNNEIVGAIGGGVDEEGVAEVYVLYLNPAKRGQGIGTKLLNYLTDVQRAEYGAHEQWVSVTKGNQMGIPFYEAREFTFQYEQQAYESETEDNAVSLKYKRTI, from the coding sequence ATGATTAAGCTTACTATTTATAATGATGGTTATAGAAAATCGTTAGAGAATTATCCGTTATCTGAGGTGCATCTTTCATTTACTGGACATCCATTAGAATTACTAGAACGAGCTCAAATAAATGCATCGTATACTCCCATTATTATAACGGAAGACGATCAAGTTGCTGGTTTTTTCGTGCTAGACACTGGAGAGGATAAATTCCATTATACAGATATTGCGGAGAGTATTTTACTTAGAGGATATTCTATCCATACAGAATACCAGGGTAGGGGAATTGCGCAAAAGTCTATGAAGCTACTGCATACCTTTGTAGCCAAGCATTTTCCAGATATTAAAAGAATAGTACTTGGGGTGAATGAAGCGAACAATGCTGCACAAGCTGTTTATGCAAAATCTGGTTTTATCGATGAAGGTAGACGGTTTAATGGAAGATCTGGTATACAAAATGCAATGTCTCTTTCATTAGATACAATTGAGGTACGCAAGGCAGAGCCTGGTGATGAACAGGGAATTGTGGACGTTTGTGTAGCTGCTCAATGGAATACGTACAGAGATTTATATTCGAATGATTACATAGATAGAGTTATAGAAAAATTTTATACTGTGGATAGAGTTTCGAATGAGATTAAAGATACAAATCAAAATTGGAATGGTTATTTTGTAGCACTGTTGAATAATGAAATTGTTGGTGCGATCGGTGGAGGAGTAGATGAAGAAGGAGTAGCCGAGGTTTATGTTCTTTATTTGAATCCAGCAAAACGAGGTCAAGGTATCGGTACGAAATTACTAAATTACTTAACAGATGTTCAACGTGCTGAATACGGAGCACATGAACAATGGGTATCGGTCACAAAGGGAAATCAAATGGGTATACCCTTTTATGAAGCAAGAGAATTCACCTTTCAATATGAACAACAGGCGTATGAAAGCGAAACGGAAGATAATGCAGTTTCATTAAAATATAAAAGAACCATTTAA
- a CDS encoding FAD-dependent monooxygenase yields the protein MKIAIIGGGIGGLCAAVTLQKQGFSVQVFEANPTFLPVGAGIGIGSNALQALMEIGVGEDVFANGHVLHTQVFQDEFGKTLNTIDFTVLKKLYGQENITIHRADLHRTLLEALEPNTLHFNKKCISVDQSDTQVTVHFEDGTTVTADLLIAADGIHSSIRQQLVPDSLPKYAGYTCWRGITENRGRVDEYTSTELWSTQGRFGMAPMKNGLVYWFACINTTARNPQFQHLTSQEIGDLFHHFPEVVHNIITTTPFENILHHDISDIKPLRQFAFGRVVLLGDAAHATTPNMGQGAGQAIEDAIVLGNGFKQFEHVDKVLAFYEQKRVARTAKVIRLSRQIGATAQIQFRPLAGVRDFLFSFIPSKVLMGRLKFLFDVKLK from the coding sequence ATGAAAATAGCGATAATAGGTGGCGGTATCGGGGGACTCTGTGCTGCCGTAACCTTACAAAAACAAGGATTTTCTGTTCAAGTATTTGAAGCTAATCCAACGTTTCTGCCAGTTGGCGCAGGTATTGGAATAGGATCTAATGCTTTGCAGGCACTGATGGAAATTGGTGTAGGTGAAGATGTATTTGCAAATGGTCATGTACTTCATACGCAGGTCTTTCAAGATGAGTTTGGGAAAACTTTAAATACGATTGATTTTACTGTTCTAAAAAAGCTATATGGACAAGAGAATATTACTATCCACCGCGCAGATTTGCATAGAACTTTGCTGGAAGCACTCGAACCAAATACACTGCATTTCAATAAAAAATGCATATCTGTCGACCAAAGTGATACTCAAGTAACCGTCCACTTTGAAGACGGTACTACAGTGACCGCCGACTTACTCATAGCGGCCGACGGTATCCATTCATCTATACGGCAACAACTTGTTCCTGACTCTCTCCCTAAATACGCAGGTTATACATGTTGGAGAGGCATCACGGAAAACAGAGGAAGGGTCGATGAATACACATCCACCGAATTATGGTCCACACAAGGACGATTTGGGATGGCTCCTATGAAAAATGGATTAGTATATTGGTTTGCCTGCATTAATACAACAGCAAGGAATCCACAATTTCAGCATCTCACTTCTCAGGAAATCGGTGACTTATTTCATCACTTTCCAGAGGTTGTGCACAACATAATTACTACTACACCTTTTGAAAACATTCTTCATCACGATATTTCTGATATTAAACCGTTACGTCAGTTTGCCTTTGGACGTGTGGTTCTTCTTGGAGATGCTGCTCATGCCACTACACCCAATATGGGTCAAGGTGCTGGACAAGCAATTGAAGATGCCATTGTTCTAGGAAATGGCTTCAAACAGTTTGAACATGTGGATAAGGTGTTAGCATTTTATGAGCAGAAGCGAGTTGCACGGACTGCAAAAGTAATTCGTCTTTCTCGTCAAATAGGTGCAACCGCTCAAATTCAATTCCGGCCACTCGCCGGAGTTCGCGACTTTTTATTCTCTTTTATCCCATCAAAGGTTTTAATGGGACGTTTGAAATTCCTATTTGATGTGAAACTAAAATAA
- a CDS encoding ABC transporter ATP-binding protein: MNVIDCQKVSKGFRRTNALVNITFQLTEQKITGLIGRNGAGKTTLLKVLAGLTKHNSGEVSVFGKNPYNNLMVSANSILVDDQMTFPDSLTLEEILQSAPAFYKRWDAQLAARLFQYFKLNSKQQHSKLSKGARATFNMIFGLSTRSELTMFDEPTNGMDEAVRTDFYRALLKDYIAHPRTILISSHHLAEIEHLLENILLIHNGKVVLHESLDEVKEYAVAVQGPIADVERWTEGEEILHSKRVDAQRLYVVVKNNSKLERARLEGAVIQALPASEVCMYVTSETKGGIDDVFK; encoded by the coding sequence ATGAATGTGATAGATTGTCAAAAAGTAAGTAAAGGTTTTCGACGGACTAATGCTTTGGTGAATATAACGTTTCAGCTGACAGAACAAAAGATAACAGGCCTTATTGGACGTAATGGAGCAGGGAAGACTACTTTGCTCAAAGTATTGGCAGGATTAACTAAGCATAATTCGGGTGAAGTAAGTGTCTTTGGGAAAAATCCTTATAATAACTTAATGGTTTCTGCAAACAGTATTTTAGTGGATGATCAAATGACTTTTCCAGACTCCCTTACCTTAGAAGAAATATTGCAAAGTGCACCAGCTTTTTATAAAAGGTGGGATGCACAGCTTGCTGCTCGTTTATTTCAATACTTTAAGTTGAATTCCAAGCAGCAGCATTCTAAGTTATCCAAGGGTGCAAGAGCTACATTCAATATGATTTTTGGGTTGTCAACTCGCAGTGAGTTAACGATGTTTGATGAACCAACAAACGGAATGGATGAAGCGGTTCGAACAGATTTTTATAGGGCTTTACTAAAGGATTATATAGCACATCCTCGCACTATTTTAATCTCTAGCCACCATTTAGCCGAAATAGAGCATTTGCTAGAGAATATTTTATTAATTCACAATGGGAAAGTTGTATTGCATGAATCTCTAGATGAAGTGAAGGAATATGCGGTAGCTGTTCAGGGCCCAATTGCTGATGTAGAAAGATGGACAGAGGGGGAAGAAATTCTTCATTCCAAAAGAGTTGATGCACAAAGGCTTTATGTAGTAGTTAAAAACAATTCTAAGCTGGAGAGAGCTCGTCTAGAGGGTGCTGTCATTCAAGCGTTACCTGCTAGTGAAGTATGCATGTATGTGACGAGTGAGACGAAAGGGGGAATCGATGATGTTTTTAAGTAA
- a CDS encoding GntR family transcriptional regulator, whose product MIINTDSTKPIYVQIAEWLENEVIAERFKDDEKVYSQYQLAELFNINPATAAKGLTILVEEEILYKKRGLGMFVAPEAKIMILEKRRNETLTKMVTDIVLEAKRLSVTKEELIQLIHNCEEEI is encoded by the coding sequence GTGATTATAAATACCGATAGTACTAAGCCGATATATGTGCAAATTGCAGAGTGGTTGGAGAATGAAGTTATAGCAGAGCGTTTCAAGGATGATGAAAAAGTATATTCTCAATATCAGTTGGCGGAGCTTTTTAATATTAATCCTGCTACAGCTGCAAAAGGACTAACGATACTAGTTGAGGAAGAGATTTTATATAAGAAAAGGGGACTTGGGATGTTCGTAGCACCAGAGGCCAAAATAATGATTCTGGAAAAACGGAGAAATGAGACACTTACAAAAATGGTAACAGATATAGTTTTAGAAGCAAAAAGGTTATCGGTAACAAAAGAGGAACTAATACAACTCATCCATAACTGCGAGGAGGAGATCTAA
- a CDS encoding VOC family protein — translation MKLGQVSVNVVNVDRAVAFYKDVVKLVLLFEMDSLAFFQCGETRLLLSRPESEEFNHPSSVLYFQVDDLNSEVSRMKDAGATFIDEPHMVAKVGETETWMAFFKDTEGNTHALMNES, via the coding sequence ATGAAATTAGGACAAGTCTCTGTAAATGTAGTTAACGTAGATCGAGCTGTTGCATTTTATAAGGATGTTGTTAAATTAGTGTTATTATTTGAAATGGACAGTCTTGCATTTTTTCAATGTGGAGAAACGAGACTTCTATTAAGCCGACCTGAAAGTGAAGAATTCAATCATCCAAGCTCCGTCTTATATTTTCAAGTAGATGATTTAAATAGTGAGGTTTCTAGAATGAAGGATGCAGGTGCCACTTTCATAGATGAACCGCATATGGTTGCAAAGGTCGGGGAAACGGAGACATGGATGGCATTCTTTAAAGATACTGAAGGAAATACACATGCCTTAATGAATGAGAGTTAA
- a CDS encoding VOC family protein, translating into MEKVATFLMFQEDNAEEAMNYYTTLIEDSQITSIVRYGPNESGKEGTVMQATFTLKGQEFMCIDSNVKHQFTFTPSFSIFVTCDTEEELDNLYHKLNEGGQALMPVGDYGFSKKFGWLNDRFGVSWQLNLPK; encoded by the coding sequence ATGGAGAAGGTAGCAACATTCTTAATGTTTCAAGAAGACAATGCAGAAGAAGCGATGAATTATTACACAACCCTCATTGAGGATTCTCAAATTACAAGCATTGTTCGATATGGACCTAATGAATCTGGAAAAGAAGGAACTGTAATGCAGGCTACTTTTACCTTAAAAGGGCAAGAATTTATGTGTATTGACAGTAATGTGAAGCATCAGTTTACTTTCACTCCTTCATTCTCAATCTTTGTGACTTGTGATACTGAAGAGGAACTTGACAATCTTTATCATAAACTCAACGAAGGTGGTCAAGCACTCATGCCTGTAGGTGATTATGGTTTCAGTAAAAAGTTCGGTTGGCTAAATGACCGCTTCGGAGTTTCGTGGCAACTAAATCTTCCTAAATAA
- a CDS encoding M3 family oligoendopeptidase has product MDIIKQKEAILDIDQYEKDFERMLKAFINAGSFEEQNVQFERLNHYRLAYQASENEARIHYFGDTANDDYIKQHAFFQEIEPRWLWMTGEYYREILKAKFREQLEKQWGNQLFKIADIKLRTYSDEVQEDIRKENRLVSEYQQLLGKAVIPFNGNELRLSALALYLGSPDREVRKAAFEAKSGYFQQHAYDFERILDDLVKTRNRIAKTLGYSSFVELGYDRMHRTGHTPDDLVQYRKQVKEHGVQFISALRKKQLNRIGVSKLKYYDESYFFKNGSPSPIGTHKEILEVYRAIFRELSPETGAFFDELIEKRNVDVESRTNKMGGAFASYRGPEVAPFIFANFNGTSNDVRVFAHEAGHAFQFYMSRHSNIHEYIIPYDSCEIFSFTMERFVWPWMELFFGQDTEKYQFSNLTEAFIYMPVVSVVDEFEHFLYEFPTASTQVRKQKWRELEQEYLPERDYDGNEFLGQGTGFYEIGHLFTSPFYYMDYDLAHFAAVQLWIKQQDEPKSAWDSFLKMCKQGGQLPYPELLKSANLESPFEEGSMERLLEKVKSWINQVDDRSF; this is encoded by the coding sequence ATGGATATTATTAAACAAAAGGAAGCCATCTTAGATATTGACCAATATGAAAAAGACTTTGAAAGAATGTTGAAAGCCTTTATAAATGCAGGTTCTTTTGAGGAGCAAAATGTCCAGTTCGAAAGGCTGAATCATTATCGGCTTGCTTATCAGGCGTCAGAAAATGAAGCGAGGATTCATTACTTTGGAGATACGGCAAATGATGATTATATTAAACAGCATGCCTTTTTCCAGGAGATAGAGCCACGCTGGCTATGGATGACAGGGGAATACTACAGAGAGATTCTGAAGGCGAAATTTAGGGAACAGCTTGAGAAGCAGTGGGGCAATCAGCTATTCAAAATAGCAGATATTAAGCTGAGAACCTATTCTGATGAAGTGCAAGAAGATATCAGGAAAGAAAATCGCCTTGTATCCGAGTATCAGCAGCTGTTGGGAAAAGCGGTCATTCCTTTCAATGGAAATGAACTTAGATTAAGTGCCTTGGCTCTATATCTGGGTTCACCTGATCGGGAGGTCCGAAAAGCAGCCTTTGAAGCAAAATCGGGCTATTTTCAACAGCATGCCTACGATTTTGAACGAATCCTCGATGACCTCGTAAAGACACGCAACCGAATTGCGAAAACGTTAGGTTATTCGTCCTTTGTGGAACTTGGCTACGACCGAATGCATAGAACAGGACATACACCCGACGACCTCGTTCAATACCGCAAGCAAGTGAAAGAGCATGGGGTACAATTCATTTCTGCTCTTAGAAAGAAACAGCTGAACCGTATTGGCGTTTCCAAACTGAAGTATTATGATGAGAGCTATTTCTTCAAGAACGGTTCGCCATCGCCAATAGGGACACATAAAGAAATATTAGAGGTTTATCGGGCTATTTTCCGTGAACTGTCTCCTGAAACGGGAGCATTTTTTGATGAATTGATAGAAAAAAGGAATGTTGACGTAGAATCACGTACAAACAAAATGGGTGGGGCATTTGCGTCGTATAGAGGTCCGGAAGTTGCTCCGTTTATCTTCGCGAATTTCAACGGCACATCCAATGATGTAAGGGTTTTTGCACATGAGGCGGGCCATGCATTTCAGTTTTATATGAGTCGTCACTCCAATATCCATGAGTACATTATTCCATATGATTCCTGTGAGATATTTTCATTCACGATGGAACGGTTTGTATGGCCTTGGATGGAACTGTTTTTTGGGCAAGATACGGAAAAGTACCAGTTTTCCAACCTGACCGAAGCATTTATTTATATGCCGGTTGTATCAGTTGTAGATGAATTCGAGCACTTCCTGTATGAATTCCCGACAGCCAGCACTCAAGTTCGGAAGCAAAAGTGGAGAGAGTTGGAGCAAGAGTACTTGCCAGAACGGGACTATGATGGCAATGAATTTTTAGGGCAAGGCACAGGTTTTTATGAAATAGGGCATCTGTTCACTTCGCCTTTTTACTACATGGATTATGATCTGGCCCATTTTGCTGCAGTACAGCTATGGATTAAACAGCAAGATGAACCGAAATCTGCTTGGGACAGCTTCCTGAAAATGTGTAAACAAGGGGGACAGCTCCCATACCCTGAGCTTTTGAAGAGTGCAAATCTGGAATCTCCTTTTGAAGAAGGAAGCATGGAGAGGCTTCTTGAAAAGGTTAAGAGCTGGATCAATCAGGTGGATGACCGCTCATTTTAA